Proteins encoded together in one Pithys albifrons albifrons isolate INPA30051 chromosome 29, PitAlb_v1, whole genome shotgun sequence window:
- the GNLY gene encoding granulysin translates to MASTLLLLLVAATVAQAVDPLPCQGDPTSWCQDMATATRCGREQQCQRLWDRLALGDVAQGDEVFDGDTARPGRGFKCSLCTKALKMIQKMAGDDPDEEAVTAAMQKGCRLLGRLLGKQCQKMVKKYQEQISQGLQNGDSPQDICTAMGICKA, encoded by the exons ATGGCCAGCACCCTCCTCTTGCTGCTGGTGGCGGCCACAG tggcacaggctgtggaccccctgccctgccagggtgaCCCCACGAGCTGGTGCCAGGACATGGCCACGGCCACCCGCTGTGGTcgggagcagcagtgccagcgcCTCTGGGACCGCCTGGCCCTG GGGGACGTGGCCCAAGGGGACGAGGTGTTTGACGGGGACACCGccaggccgggccggggctTTAAGTGCAGCCTCTGCACCAAAGCACTGAAGATGATCCAGAAGATGGCAGGGGACGACCCTGACGAG GAGGCGGTGACGGCGGCGATGCAGAAGGGCTGCCGGCTGCTGGGCCGGCTCCTGGGCAAGCAGTGCCAGAAGATGGTGAAGAAGTACCAGGAGCAGATCAGCCAAGGGCTGCAGAATGGGGACAGCCCCCAGGACATCTGCACCGCCATGGGCATCTGCAAGGCctga
- the GCK gene encoding hexokinase-4 isoform X2, whose amino-acid sequence MGEIVRLVLLKLVDENLLFNGEASEKLKTRGTFETRFMSQIESDSDDRRQIYNILSAFEVLPSRADCEIVRRVCESVSTRAAQMCSAGLAGVINRMRESRSQDTLKITVGVDGSVYKLHPSFKDHFHATVRQLTPGCDITFIQSEEGSGRGAALISAVACKMACMMGQ is encoded by the exons ATGGGGGAGATCGTGCGGCTGGTGCTGCTGAAGCTGGTGGATGAGAACCTGCTCTTCAACGGGGAGGCCTCGGAGAAGCTCAAGACCCGCGGGACCTTCGAGACCCGCTTCATGTCCCAGATTGAGAG CGACTCCGACGACCGCAGGCAGATCTACAACATCCTGTCGGCCTTCGAGGTGCTGCCGTCGCGGGCGGACTGTGAGATCGTGCGCCGCGTGTGCGAGAGCGTGTCCACGCGCGCCGCCCAGATGTGCTCGGCCGGGCTGGCCGGCGTCATCAACCGCATGCGCGAGAGCCGCAGCCAGGACACCCTCAAGATCACCGTCGGCGTCGACGGCTCCGTCTACAAGCTCCATCCCAG CTTCAAGGACCACTTCCACGCCACGGTGCGGCAGCTGACGCCCGGCTGCGACATCACCTTCATCCAGTCGGAGGAGGGCagcgggcgcggggccgcgcTCATCTCGGCCGTGGCCTGCAAGATGGCCTGCATGATGGGGCAGTGA